From the Agromyces laixinhei genome, the window CGTTCACGGCGTTCTCTCTTGCGCTCGCCGCGGTGGCCTGGTGGCTCTCGGGCGACCCGGTGCGCTTCGCCGAAGTGCTCGTGCTCGCCACCCCCTGCCCGCTGCTCATCGCTGCGCCGGTGGCCTTCATCGGCGGGATGAGCCGGGCAGCGAGGAACGGCGTGATCGTGAAGGGCGGGGGAGTGCTCGAGCAACTCGCCGCCGCGAAGACCGCCGTGTTCGACAAGACCGGCACGCTCACGTACGGTTCGCCCACGCTCGTCGCGATCCGGCCGGAGCCCGGCTTCGGCGAAGACGAGGTGCTCGGTGCTGTCGCCTCGGCGGAGCAGTACTCCTCGCACGTGCTCGCCACCTCGATGATCGAGGCGGCGAAGCATCGCGGCCTGCCGCTCGTCGAAGCCGAGTGGGCGCGCGAGGCCGCCACGAAACGGCGTGACGGCGAAGCTCGGCGGACTCGAGGTCGTCGTCGGCAAGTTCGCGTTCGTGCAGGGGCACGCGCCCGAGGCCCGGCGCACCGAGATCGCGCCCGGAGAGCTCGCCGTCTACGTCGCCGTCGACGGCCGATTCGCGGGAGCCCTGCTCGCGAGCGACAAGTTGCGCGACAACGCGGGCGCCACGCTCGCGCGCCTCGGCGAACTCGGCGTGCACCGCACGATGATGCTCACGGGTGACGCGAAGGCGACCGCAGACCACATCGCCGCCGAGCTCGGCATCTCTCGCGTGCGTGCCGACTGCCTGCCCGCCGACAAGGTCGCCGAGGTCGCAGCGATCACCGAGCGCCCCGTGATCATGGTCGGCGACGGGGTGAACGACGCGCCCGTGCTCGCAGCGGCCGATGTCGGCATCGCGATGGGGGCCAAGGGCGCCACCGCGGCGAGCGAGTCGGCGTCGGCCGTGATCCTCGTCGACGACATCTCGCGCACCGCGAAGGCGGTCGAGATCGGCCGCGACACGGTGCGCATCGCGCTGCAGAGCATCTGGATCGGCATCGTCGTGAGCGTCGGACTGATGGTCGTGGCCGCGTTCGGCGTGATCCCGGCGACGGTCGGCGCGCTCCTGCAGGAGGTGGTCGACCTCGTGACGATCCTCGCAGCGCTTCGCGCGATCGGCGGGCGTCTCGATGCGAAGGCGGATGCGCCGGGCCCCGCCGTGCACGCTCACGCGGGTGCGCCGGCGAGGTAGGGGAGTTCCGCGCAGATCGCATCCGCTCTCCGGTCACAACTCGATAACACCGCGAGGAATCCGTTGCGAACTCTTGCGAAGGGTTTGTTCGTAAGGTTTACTAACAAACGTGACTGCAATGGATGCGCAGCGAGGCCCGGTCACATCGGAGCCGACGCCCCCCACCTCCCGGGTGGCGACGGCGCTCCACGCCGCATCCACCCCTGGCGCCGTCATCTTCGGCCGCCCGCGCGCCCTCCGCGCGTCCGGCAAGGTGCTGCCCGAGCACGCCCGCACCCACAACCGCGCGCTCGTGCTGCAGACGCTCTACACGGTCGGCGCCCAGAGCCGAGCGGATGTCGCGCGAGAGACCGGCCTCACCAGGGTCACGATCTCCGACGTCGTGGCAGGGCTCATCGTCGACGGGCTCGTGATCGAGCTCGGGCAGCGTGAAGACGCCCGGCCGGGCAAGCCGGCGACCCTCATCGACGTCGATCGCGCAGCATTTCACATCATCGGCCTCGACCTCTCGGAGCACGAGGTGTTCCGCGGCGCCGTGGTCGGCCTCGAGGGCCAGATCATCGACCGCGACGAGGTCGCTCGCGACGGCGCCACGGGCGAGGTCGCCGTGCAACTGGTCGAGTTGCTCGTCGAGCGACTGCTCGCCCGCACCTCCACCCCGGTGCTCGGCATCGGCATCGGCTCGCCCGGTGTCGTCGACCCCCGAGGGGTCGTGCGATCGGCCCCCAACCTCGGCTGGAGCGACGTGCCCCTGCAGCGCCGCATCGCCGCGCGCTTCGACCTGCCCGTGCACGTCGCGAACGACGCGAATGTCGCCGTTCTCGCCGAGCACAGCGCCTCCCGCCACGACGACCTCCTGCTCGTCAAGGTCGGCCACGGTGTCGGTGCCGGCCTCATCATCGACGGGCGACCCGTCGTCGGCGGCGCGTTCGCAGCGGGCGAGATCGGCCACGTCGTCGTCGGCACCGACGGCGGCCCGCGCTGCGCCTGCGGCAGAGACGGATGCCTCGAGGCCTGGCTCGCCGTGCCGCGGCTGACCGGCGAGCTCGCCGGG encodes:
- a CDS encoding ROK family transcriptional regulator, with amino-acid sequence MDAQRGPVTSEPTPPTSRVATALHAASTPGAVIFGRPRALRASGKVLPEHARTHNRALVLQTLYTVGAQSRADVARETGLTRVTISDVVAGLIVDGLVIELGQREDARPGKPATLIDVDRAAFHIIGLDLSEHEVFRGAVVGLEGQIIDRDEVARDGATGEVAVQLVELLVERLLARTSTPVLGIGIGSPGVVDPRGVVRSAPNLGWSDVPLQRRIAARFDLPVHVANDANVAVLAEHSASRHDDLLLVKVGHGVGAGLIIDGRPVVGGAFAAGEIGHVVVGTDGGPRCACGRDGCLEAWLAVPRLTGELAGLDGDAAASARDDILREAGRRLGIVLAPVVGALNLSEVVLSGPAQLLDGALHEAAVDTLRTRMMAEFNRDLRLRMTEHGQDIVLRGAAVMVLSGQLGVS